CGCCGGAACTCGACTCATCTCCGGGCTCGCTGTCGTCGGAATAGTTTTCGGCTCGGGCCGGCGAGGTACTCCAGCTGAGGCTGCTCTGACCGATGGCGCGATGAAACTTCCCCTTGGCCAATGGAGACGCGAGCAAACTGACGACGTTCCAGCCGCCAGCCGATTCCCCAAAGATCGTCACGTTGTTCGGATCGCCGCCAAAGGCTTCAATGTTTTCCTGCACCCATTCGAGCGCGCGAATCAGGTCCAGGGTGCCGAAATTTCCCGAAGCATCGATCGGGCCCGCATCGCTCCGCAACGCTCGATGCCTGAACCATCCGAGAAAACCGAGCCGGTAGTTTACCGTCACGACGACAACTTGTTGCTCGCTTGCGAGTCGGCTTCCGTTATAGAACGACGACGTGCCGTAAAGATTCCCTCCCCCGTGAATCCAGAACATCACGGGGAGCTTGCCGGGTTGCTGTGCGGAAGAACTCGAGACGAACTCCGGCGCGTACACATTCAGAAAGAGGCAATCTTCACTTCCCACGCGTTCTCCGTCTGGCGCAGACGTATCACCGCCCCACGAGGTCGCGTATTGCGGACACGAGGCGCCGAACCGGAGTGTTCTGCGCGTTCCGTTCCAGGGTTCGACCGAGTCCGGCGCCCGGAAACGATTTTCACCTATGGGAGGGGCGGCGTACGGAATGCCGCGCCAGGCGAAGCCTCCGTACAGACCGTGGGTTCCGATCACACTGCCGGTTGCGGGGTGGCGCAACGATTCGGCGACTGGCAGTTCCGGAATCTTGCTCGGCACGGTTTCGCAGCCGATTGCCGAGCACAGCCACAGCATGGCGATTAGCGCGCTTGCCCGTCGGCGCGCGCTCGACTGTGCGAGTATTCGCCCCACAACGCGCATCATCCGTCTCTCCGAAGTTCAGTCAGCTGCCGTTCTGCAAAGTCGTAGCCAGCGTGTTCAAGCCGGCTCATCCACGCACTGAGTCCCAGCGGTTTGGCGAAGAAAGCGAAACCCAGTCCTTTTTTCGCGAAGCGTTGGCGTTGCGAAACGTTTTTTCCTTCCTCGAGCAGTCTGGCACCGATCTCGAACGAAGATGCCGACAAGAAATCTTTCGTCTCGGCCGCAGGTTCGGGATGGACCTCCAATTCCGCTACGAGTCCCGAATGGTCTGAACAGGATCCGGCTTCGCCGTCGAAGTCGAGCAGTTGATCGAAGTTTCGCTCGATCGAAAGGGGCCGAAGACCGAGTCGTGCGCCATCGCGAAAGAAAACGTAGTCAATACGCTCGTCGATATGCTTTGGATGATGGTAAGGATTTTGCGCGAGGGTCGTTGCCTGGCGGCGATCGAGTTCGGCAGCCAGATCTCGAAGCCCAGTGAGACCCAGCAACATTGGATAGGCAGCTTCGTCTTCCAGCAGATTGAAGTCCCCGATCGCGATCACCGGATCGGTGATCTGGGACAAACCCGCCGCAACCTGAATGAGCTGCGCGGCGCGAATTCCCAGGTACATGTCGTCGTCCCCAGGCCGGGTGTAGTTCGCGTGCAGGTGGGTACCGATCAGGGCGATCGTGCCGTCGGGGGTCTCCAGGCTGATGTGCACAAATCCCTTGCCCGAGTAGTAATCCAGATGTTGAAGACGCTCCGGAAATCCCCGGGCCACGAAGGCCTCAAACTGGA
This window of the Myxococcales bacterium genome carries:
- a CDS encoding endonuclease/exonuclease/phosphatase family protein; the protein is MPIRVATLNIWSLPGPLARHKPDRMKAIGAVLPDLDLDVIAFQEVWTRPSRDALVAAAEHSGLAHIWHNPNPWNGGGLLIASKLPFREIQFEAFVARGFPERLQHLDYYSGKGFVHISLETPDGTIALIGTHLHANYTRPGDDDMYLGIRAAQLIQVAAGLSQITDPVIAIGDFNLLEDEAAYPMLLGLTGLRDLAAELDRRQATTLAQNPYHHPKHIDERIDYVFFRDGARLGLRPLSIERNFDQLLDFDGEAGSCSDHSGLVAELEVHPEPAAETKDFLSASSFEIGARLLEEGKNVSQRQRFAKKGLGFAFFAKPLGLSAWMSRLEHAGYDFAERQLTELRRDG